The Thalassotalea piscium sequence CGAAGCTTAGGGGTAACAACTAACCAAGACTGGGTATTTGAAGGACTTAGCGACCTTAATAACGACGGTTATGTTGATGTGTTATTACGCCATAACACCAACGGTGCATGGTATGTTAACCACCTTGATGCGAATGGCGATGTATTATCAAGCTCAGGCGGATTAGGGGTAAGTCGCAATAGCGATTGGCAGGTTAAACGTCTTGTTGATATGAACAGCGATGGCGTGGTTGACTTATTGCTACAACATCAAAGCACTTATGCCTATGAAGCCGTGGCCTTAAACCTTAATCGCACAGAGCGTGTAGCAGGTACTCACAGCTTAAGCGCAGGTATCCCACAAGATGAAAACTGGGTACTTCAACAAGTCGCAGACTATAACCAAGACGGTAACGTAGACCTAATTGTACGACACAAAGCTGATGGCCGCTGGAAAGGCTTCTTACTTAATGGACAAGGCAACCTAGTACCAGGTAGTCGTAACATGGGCATGACTAAAGATATCAACTGGCATGTTGTCCCTACAGAGCAAGCAGAAGAAGATGCAATAATCAACGATGACTTTAACGGCGATGGTATTCCCGACGTGCTTATGCGTAATAGCAATGGTATTTGGTGGATTAATCACCTTAATGGCAATCGTGGTCTTGCAGCTAATTCAGGCGGCATAGCGATGATAGGTGATACGAACTATCAACTTAAAGCCAAAGCAGACTTTAACAACGATGGTTTTGAAGATGTACTGGTGAGAAACATGAATACAGGAGTATGGTTCATGTATCACTTAAACGGTGCAAGAGGGTTTGCAGCTAATTCAGGTGGTGTTGGCCTATCAACGAGCTTAGACTGGGAATTTAAAACAGCCGAAGACTTTAATGGCGATGGTAACGTTGACATTTTAATGCGTAACAGCGTAACAGGCGGTTGGTGGATATATCATATGAATGGTGCGCGTGGTTTAGCGGCTAATTCAGGTGGTATAGCCTTAACAACAAACGCAAGCTACGAGTTTACAACAGCGAAAGACTTTAATGGCGATGGCAATACCGACGTACTGGTGAGAAACAGCAGTACAGGGGCTTGGTACCTTTATCATCTTAATGGTAACCGTGGTTTTGCAGCAGGCTCAGGTGGTATAGGTATGAGTTACGACACCGACTGGGAATTTAAAGCCGCACAAGACTTTAACGGTGATGGTAATACCGACATTCTTGTACGCAATAGCGCAACTGGTGGTTGGTGGTTATACCACTTAACTGGTGCAAGAGGTATTGGTGCGGGCTCTGGAGGTTTAGGGCTAACAACTGGCGCAGCATGGCAGTTTAAGGCAGCCAATGACTTTAATGGTGATGGTAATACCGACGTGCTTATACGTAACAGTAATGGCGCATGGTATCTGTATCACCTTAATGGCAATAGAGGCTTTGCCGCTGGCTCAGGTGGTGTAGGAATGACCACTAATGGCAGTTGGATGTATCAGTAAATAGAGCTAAATGAGTGGTAATTAGCCATTAAATTATATAATGTAAAGCTCCAGTAAAGTAACTGGGGCTTTAGTTTTCAATATGATGTTTTTGATTCATTAAGTATAAGCGTTAGCTAAAATACGCCTATTAGATCTAGTTATTTCTCTTAAATTAGTTTTATAAAAAGCTAAATTAAGAGAAATAATTTTGCTTCTTTAGTAACAAATAACAAGTTAAATACGATTATTTAAGGAAATACAATGAATATTAAAACTGCTTTTATCATACCATCTACATTATTATTTATATCATTAAGTGTTTCAGCTGAAACAGTGCCAAACATTTTTTCACCCAATACCCCCGCTAAAGCGGCTGAGGTAAATGAAAATTTTGATTTCTTAGCATCTAAATCTATGGGGATGAATTTAATTGATGGTGAAATAGAAGTAGATGTTGATTGTACTGCTGATGCAGCTGCCTTGAATAAGGCTTATACAGAACATGTAAATTATAAAGATTTAAATTTTAGAATAAAAGGTAATTGTTATGGCGATATAACTGTTAAACGTACATTTGATGGGGATAACAACTGGGAAGGAAACTCTTATCAAGTTGCTAGTCAAAGTATTAATATACAGCCACAAGAAGGGCATACCGCTGAGTTAATTCCAAACGACTTATCGGGCAAAGTAGCAATATGGGGCGGTTTTGGCGGTGGCTTATACCTTATCGACTTAACAATTACACTAGGAGACGACTGGGATTACGGTGCGGCTTTTTCACGAAATGGTCACGGTTCAGTTATCAATGTCACTATAATTGGTCCGGATACACCTAATGGAACAGGGATCCTCCTTCAAGAGGGAGCACAAGCTTATATTTCTGGAGTTAATATTAGCAAGGTTGCATTGGGAATTTTTGGTAATAATAATGCAGCTATTAGGTTTATTCAAACGCCTAGTACGGTTTCTAGCCAAAGTGAAGCTGTAAAAGTATTAGGTTCCTCTGTTCGTCAGCAAGTAGCTCTTGATATTACGTCTGCTCAAGGTAAGGCACTTGATTTAGATGGAGGTACGAACTGGATGGGATGGGGTCAAAGTATTACAGCAACAGGCAATAATATTTTGATTGGTGGCGGTTCAACGCTTGCAGTAGATATTTTAGATGTAACAGGAGTTATTGATGTTGAAAATACTTCATTATTAAAGGCAACAAACTTATCATCGACAAGTAATTTACAAGTGTCTAATAGTGAGCTTAACCTAGTTAATGCGACAGTAGGTGGAAATACCAATTTTTATATGTCGAAACTTAATGCACAAAATATTAATGCTACTGGGCTGTATTTGTGGAACTCTAGTTTTAATATATCGAGTGGTAATATTACAGCATTTACAACTCTTACAGAAAGATCTTTATTGCGTGTTGAAAATACAACACTTAGTGGGGTTCTTGTTAACAATAGTACCTTAAGCGGGCAAAGCTTAACAATCTTGAATGCTGATATCCAAAACAATGCAATGTTAGATATTACAACGTCAACTATTACAAGCAACTTTGATGTTGATAGTAATTCTACTGCTATCTTAGAAGACATCACCTTTAATGGTTCGCAATTTAATATAAATCAGTCGGATGTGAGAATTCTAGGCACAACTAAAATGCCAACAAGTAAACTTGCATGCTGGGGGCTTTCTCAAGTGGAATATGAGGGGAATAATGACATTTTAGCAACAGCACCCAACTCCAATTGTTTAGACCAATCTTCCATTACTACTTTAATAGATTTAGTTAAATCTAATCATTCTATTCCAGAGTAATTATTAAGTTAAATAAATTTACTATTTAACTTAGGAGGTTAATGTGAATATAAACATAAATTTAAAAATGTGTTTTTTTGTATCTGTAATTGGCTTAACTCTACAAGCTAATGCGGCAGATCTTAAATGGAATGTAAATAATTGGGATAGTAACTCTTGGCAAATTGGTGGCAATTCTGACTATTTAGATTTGGATAATGATGGCGTATTAAATTTACGCGACCTTGATAAAGATGGTGATGGTTTAAATGACGATATTGATACCGATGATGATGGTGATACATTACCCGATGCGTGGGAGCAAGCGAACGGATTAGATAAAAATAATAGTTACGATTCAACATTAGATTCAGACAACGACGGCTTAACTAATCTAGAGGAATATAACTTAGGTACAAATCCTACGTTAATGGATACAGATGGTGATGGTTATACCGATGGGTTCGAGGTTAACTCGGGTACAGATCCTCTTTCAAGTGCATCTAGCCCAGTTGCAGGCCCACTAGCATTTACACCAGGAAATATAAGCAACACTTCGGCTGTTATTATTCCAGACGGACGCCCAGGGTATGTAGCCTATGAGGGTATAAGTTTAACTTTTAATGATAATAATACGGGGTTGATAGGTAACGGTAGTGCCCAAAATTATCAAGAAGAAACAATTAATTGGTCGATTCTAGATGACCGCATTTTAGTTGAGACTACCAAAAAAACCTCTAATAATATTTACCTGCCTTCAGATTATATTACTGAAACTTATGGGCAAGGTGTTGCAGGTGAAGTAGCTCAATTAGAAGCTCAAGGAGCATTTCCATTTGGAGAAATAGAGGAGAAAGTGGGAATTACTCTACGTACAATTGAAAAAATATCAGATAATAATGGTGTATCTCGCGTTAATATTGTGAACACTTTAGAAAAATATTTGGTACTGCCAGAAGGATATTCTTGGACTAATGAACAGCCACTTGTTAATGAAGTGTCTAGTACAGTAGAAACATATTATGCTAACCCTAGTAGTTTATTGTCTGAATTATCTTCCTTTGATATTCAAGGCGATTGGGGAGTTTCCCTTCACTATAATCATGAGAATGGACCTGTCTATGGTGGTAATGGAAGTACGCCGGGCATTTATGCTGATAAAATAAGCTTGATACAAGGAGGGAGCACAACAACAACCCATAGTGGATATAATTTTACTTGGTCTTTTATTAATAACACTATTGTATTAATTGATGGCGCAACTAAGTTTGTTATCACTCCTTTCATTAAAGTAGAGAAAACATATTTAGCCAATATAAAGCATTTTGAGAATGAGATACTAACAAGGGTTTACTCCAGCCAGTTAGCAAAATTCGATAATAGTTATGAAACTTTCACATCAGTAATGACTACCGAATTGCCTTATTTTATTCAATCAAATATTAACGCATACAATATTGATGCTTGGGACGGTGATAAGGTCGAATTTAGTTGGCTTTTTGGTTATCACTTTAAGGCTGATGGTACTTTACGTCGTGGTATTAATAGTAGCTATACTGATTGGGAAAATAAAACGGGACAAACTTTTATTATGGGGAGTGAGTGGAACTACTCAGTAGCTCAATATCTAGTAACAATGACATATAGTAGTGTTGATACAGAGCGAGAGCGAATATGGCAGATTATTTCTGTTGATAGTGGAGGTAATGCATTAGCTATTGAGCACTCAACATTTGATTATGATTCAAATAATAACGGTATTATTGAAGAGTTTGAACGAGGTAACTATATTCCACCGCGTTTTAATATTTTGCAATTGGCCGATTTAAGTCAATATCCAGAAGCTTGGAATTCTCTTGCCGATTCAGATGGCGATGGCTTAAATGATTATCAAGAAGCAGACTTAGGCACTGACATTAATAACGCTGATTCTGACGAAGATGGTATGGATGACAAGTATGAGTTTGACAATGGCCTTGATCCACTTAATGGTCTTGATGCATTTGGCGATAAAGACAACGACGGTTTAACCAATCTTACAGAATACCAAGCAGGCACAGACCCAACCAATAACGACACCGATGGCGATGGTATCTTGGATGGACAAGACTATGCTCCCTTAGATCCAACTTTAGGTGGCGTAAAGTCAACCATTGACTTTAATGGTGACGGCCTAGCAGACATACTGCTCAGAAATAAAAGCACGGGTCAATGGTACTTATACGGTATCAATACCGACTTAAGCTTAGCGAGTTGGGGCGGTGTAGGGCTGACAACGGACAGTAACTGGACAGTACAAGACATAGGGCATTTAAACAATGATGTTAATGCTGATGTACTGGTACGCCATGATAATGGCCATTGGTATCAATTTACCTTAGATGGTAACCGTAGTGTTACAGGCGATGTAGGGTTTATAGGACAGCTGCCACAATCAAAAGACTTTGAATTTAAAGGATTGCAGGACTTTGATAACGATGGGCTATCCGATGTACTAGTCAGAAATAGCACCAATGGCAGTTGGTGGCTATATCGTCTTGATGGAGCTAAAGGCGTTGCGAGCTATCGAAGCTTAGGGGTAACAACTAACCAAGACTGGGTATTTGAAGGACTTAGCGACCTTAATAACGACGGTTATGTTGATGTGTTATTACGCCATAACACCAACGGTGCATGGTATGTTAACCACCTTGATGCGAATGGCGATGTATTATCAAGCTCAGGCGGATTAGGGGTAAGTCGCAATAGCGATTGGCAGGTTAAACGTCTTGTTGATATGAACAGCGATGGCGTGGTTGACTTATTGCTACAACATCAAAGCACTTATGCCTATGAAGCCGTGGCCTTAAACCTTAATCGCACAGAGCGTGTAGCAGGTACTCACAGCTTAAGCGCAGGTATCCCACAAGATGAAAACTGGGTACTTCAACAAGTCGCAGACTATAACCAAGACGGTAACGTAGACCTAATTGTACGACACAAAGCTGATGGCCGCTGGAAAGGCTTCTTACTTAATGGACAAGGCAACCTAGTACCAGGTAGTCGTAACATGGGCATGACTAAAGATATCAACTGGCATGTTGTCCCTACAGAGCAAGCAGAAGAAGATGCAATAATCAACGATGACTTTAACGGCGATGGTATTCCCGACGTGCTTATGCGTAATAGCAATGGTATTTGGTGGATTAATCACCTTAATGGCAATCGTGGTCTTGCAGCTAATTCAGGCGGCATAGCGATGATAGGTGATACGAACTATCAACTTAAAGCCAAAGCAGACTTTAACAACGATGGTTTTGAAGATGTACTGGTGAGAAACATGAATACAGGAGTATGGTTCATGTATCACTTAAACGGTGCAAGAGGGTTTGCAGCTAATTCAGGTGGTGTTGGCCTATCAACGAGCTTAGACTGGGAATTTAAAACAGCCGAAGACTTTAATGGCGATGGTAACGTTGACATTTTAATGCGTAACAGCGTAACAGGCGGTTGGTGGATATATCATATGAATGGTGCGCGTGGTTTAGCGGCTAATTCAGGTGGTATAGCCTTAACAACAAACGCAAGCTACGAGTTTACAACAGCGAAAGACTTTAATGGCGATGGCAATACCGACGTACTGGTGAGAAACAGCAGTACAGGGGCTTGGTACCTTTATCATCTTAATGGTAACCGTGGTTTTGCAGCAGGCTCAGGTGGTATAGGTATGAGTTACGACACCGACTGGGAATTTAAAGCCGCACAAGACTTTAACGGTGATGGTAATACCGACATTCTTGTACGCAATAGCGCAACTGGTGGTTGGTGGTTATACCACTTAACTGGTGCAAGAGGTATTGGTGCGGGCTCTGGAGGTTTAGGACTAACAACTGGCGCAGCATGGCAGTTTAAGGCAGCCAATGACTTTAATGGTGATGGTAATACCGACGTGCTTATACGTAACAGTAATGGCGCATGGTATCTGTATCACCTTAATGGCAATAGAGGCTTTGCCGCTGGCTCAGGTGGTGTAGGAATGACCACTAATGGCAGTTGGATGTATCAGTAAATAGAGCTAAATGAGTGGTAATTAGCCATTAAATTATATAATGTAAAGCCCCAGTAAAGTAACTGGGGCTTTAAAATTATAAGTTTAAATATCCACAACCTGAATGTATTGCTTAAATTTCAACCACTGATAAGAAAGATGCTTGTTAAATTAATTTTTAAGGTGAGTAGTACTTTTCCTATAGTGCTGATTTTGTGTGTTGCGTTTTATTAGGGTAAAAAAGTTAACTACACAGAGATAATAAATTTTTGGAGAATATTTTGAATAAATATTTCATATTCGCGTTGATAGCTCTTCTTATTATTGTCTATAAGGTAGGAGGTGATGATTCGGCACCCATTAAAGTTGCATTAGTCAATGAAATAAGTGATAAAGGCTCATCAATGAAGTTGGCCAAATCATTAAAAGTTTCTACTAAGGGCACAGGGAGTACAAATGAATCAAGTCCGCTTGAAGGTATTGGGCCTAACGACACTGAAGTTTCAGCGCATATAATTTCAGAAGAAGACTTTTTAGAAAAAGAGCATGTTATTGTTTTAGATGAGTATGTTAATAGCAGTTATGTGATTGATGATGTGACTGAACCACCTAAAGACTATGCCAAAGATATTCCTTTAGAAATGCTTTCCGTGAATGAGGTTAAAGTTGAAGACATGGTTGAATATAGCCAAAATATTTCCTTAGAATCGATGACGGAAACTATTGATGAAATAAATTATGGAGACATGTTTCCTACCGAAAATAGTGTTTTATTAGACGATATGATTGATTATAATGTTGAGATAAATACAATAAAAGCAAGTGGTTAATTAGTTAAGAAAATAATCGTAAAGATATTAAAGAGCGAATAGTAGTTTAATTTTATAAAGCTTTATAAAGTAATAAAGCGATTACGAAAAGAGGGAAGAACAAAAATTTTAATTAATTAATTTAAGGATCATACATTGAAAACTTTTTGTTTTAATGACCTTTTAGCAGACGATCAATTTTTACTAGATTTAGGTAAACTTGATATTGTTGATGTTGGCGCTCAGGTATTGGATTATGAAAAGCATATTTATCAACCTTTAGTAGAAAATTTAAATACTACTATTGTTGGGTTTGAGCCTGTAACTGAAGCAAGAGATAAATATGTAGCAGTGGGTGGTAAATGTAAAATATTTCCCTTTGTTATTGGTGATGGGCAAGACGCTATTTTTTATGAAACGAACAATTCGGCGCTTTCTTCTGTATATAAGCCAAATATAGCTTTACGCCAAAGGTTTGTGGGAGGGCATGGAATGTATGGTGTAAAGGATGCTCAATCAGTTAAAACAAAAAAACTCGATGATATTAAAAGTATTAGCAATTGTGACTTTTAAAAACTAGACACCCAAGGTGGTGAACTTGCTGTAATCAATGGAGCCAAAGAATTATTAAAAGACGTTTTAGTTATTCATGCCGAATCATTTTTTATTCCATTTTATGAAAATATGCCATTATGGTCAGACTTGGATCCCGTTATTAGAGAAAATGGATTTGAGTTAGTTGATATGTTTCCATTAGGGCGCAGGTTAACCTCTTTTGGTGAAATAAAAGATAAGTTTGTTGAATCTAATCTTCCACAACCGTCACGGTTAGTGTGGGGAGATTTTTGTTATGTCAAAGGCCCTAAGCACTTGCTAGATATGACAAGTACAAAATTAAAGAAAGCTTCTTTAATAATGCATTTTATTTACAAAAAATATGACTTATCAGCTTCAATATTAGACATTCATGACAAAAAATTTAAAACCAACTTTTTAGAAGCATACTTTAAATAATTATTATCACTTCTAGAAAAACAGTATTTTTGACTTCGAAGTAATGATGCATAGTTTATAAATTAGCTTGGCCAAGGTCGAAAGGGGATTTTGATGTAGTTGATTGTCCCCCCAATGTTGGCTACCCCTTAGTTATATTTCTTAATCATGTGAAACATCATAATACTTGC is a genomic window containing:
- a CDS encoding FG-GAP-like repeat-containing protein — protein: MNININLKMCFFVSVIGLTLQANAADLKWNVNNWDSNSWQIGGNSDYLDLDNDGVLNLRDLDKDGDGLNDDIDTDDDGDTLPDAWEQANGLDKNNSYDSTLDSDNDGLTNLEEYNLGTNPTLMDTDGDGYTDGFEVNSGTDPLSSASSPVAGPLAFTPGNISNTSAVIIPDGRPGYVAYEGISLTFNDNNTGLIGNGSAQNYQEETINWSILDDRILVETTKKTSNNIYLPSDYITETYGQGVAGEVAQLEAQGAFPFGEIEEKVGITLRTIEKISDNNGVSRVNIVNTLEKYLVLPEGYSWTNEQPLVNEVSSTVETYYANPSSLLSELSSFDIQGDWGVSLHYNHENGPVYGGNGSTPGIYADKISLIQGGSTTTTHSGYNFTWSFINNTIVLIDGATKFVITPFIKVEKTYLANIKHFENEILTRVYSSQLAKFDNSYETFTSVMTTELPYFIQSNINAYNIDAWDGDKVEFSWLFGYHFKADGTLRRGINSSYTDWENKTGQTFIMGSEWNYSVAQYLVTMTYSSVDTERERIWQIISVDSGGNALAIEHSTFDYDSNNNGIIEEFERGNYIPPRFNILQLADLSQYPEAWNSLADSDGDGLNDYQEADLGTDINNADSDEDGMDDKYEFDNGLDPLNGLDAFGDKDNDGLTNLTEYQAGTDPTNNDTDGDGILDGQDYAPLDPTLGGVKSTIDFNGDGLADILLRNKSTGQWYLYGINTDLSLASWGGVGLTTDSNWTVQDIGHLNNDVNADVLVRHDNGHWYQFTLDGNRSVTGDVGFIGQLPQSKDFEFKGLQDFDNDGLSDVLVRNSTNGSWWLYRLDGAKGVASYRSLGVTTNQDWVFEGLSDLNNDGYVDVLLRHNTNGAWYVNHLDANGDVLSSSGGLGVSRNSDWQVKRLVDMNSDGVVDLLLQHQSTYAYEAVALNLNRTERVAGTHSLSAGIPQDENWVLQQVADYNQDGNVDLIVRHKADGRWKGFLLNGQGNLVPGSRNMGMTKDINWHVVPTEQAEEDAIINDDFNGDGIPDVLMRNSNGIWWINHLNGNRGLAANSGGIAMIGDTNYQLKAKADFNNDGFEDVLVRNMNTGVWFMYHLNGARGFAANSGGVGLSTSLDWEFKTAEDFNGDGNVDILMRNSVTGGWWIYHMNGARGLAANSGGIALTTNASYEFTTAKDFNGDGNTDVLVRNSSTGAWYLYHLNGNRGFAAGSGGIGMSYDTDWEFKAAQDFNGDGNTDILVRNSATGGWWLYHLTGARGIGAGSGGLGLTTGAAWQFKAANDFNGDGNTDVLIRNSNGAWYLYHLNGNRGFAAGSGGVGMTTNGSWMYQ